One Halobaculum roseum DNA segment encodes these proteins:
- a CDS encoding TATA-box-binding protein: protein MPDPTESINIENVVASTGIEQELDLQTVAMDLEGADYDPEQFPGLVYRTADPKSAALIFRSGKIVCTGAKSTDAVHEALHMVFDELRALDIPIEEDPEITVQNIVTSADLGKDLNLNAIAIGLGLENIEYEPEQFPGLVYRIDEPDVVALLFGSGKLVITGGTEPADAEAAVQVISDRLSDLGLLG from the coding sequence ATGCCTGATCCCACGGAGTCGATCAACATCGAGAACGTCGTCGCGTCGACGGGGATCGAGCAGGAGTTGGACCTCCAGACGGTCGCCATGGACCTCGAGGGGGCGGACTACGACCCCGAGCAGTTTCCGGGGCTGGTGTATCGGACTGCCGATCCGAAGAGCGCCGCGCTCATCTTCCGCTCGGGCAAGATCGTCTGCACCGGCGCCAAGAGCACCGACGCGGTCCACGAGGCGCTCCACATGGTGTTCGACGAACTGCGCGCGCTGGATATCCCGATCGAGGAGGACCCCGAGATCACCGTCCAGAACATCGTCACCTCCGCCGATCTGGGGAAGGATCTGAACCTGAACGCGATCGCGATCGGGCTCGGCCTGGAGAACATCGAATACGAACCCGAGCAGTTCCCCGGCCTCGTCTACCGCATCGACGAGCCCGACGTCGTGGCGCTGTTGTTCGGCTCCGGCAAGCTCGTCATCACCGGCGGGACGGAGCCCGCCGACGCCGAGGCGGCCGTTCAGGTCATTTCCGACCGGCTCTCGGATCTGGGGCTGCTCGGGTAG
- the ftsY gene encoding signal recognition particle-docking protein FtsY, translating into MFDGLKDKLSSFREDAAEEVEEKAEEADAEAAEVDAAADATAEAAPDATEPEQSGAPAADEAASTDPGEGEPADDESAGPGRLKRAAAFATGKVIIEEEDLEEPLQDLELALLSSDVEMSVADRILETVREKMLGETRAQVQTTDQLVTEALHDALLDVISVGQFDFEERIAEADKPVTVVFTGVNGVGKTTTIAKLSEWLDERGYSSVLANGDTYRAGANEQIREHAEALDRKLIAHEQGGDPAAVIYDGVEYAEANDIDVVLGDTAGRLHTSNDLMAQLEKIDRVVDPDMTLFVDEAVAGQDAVKRAQEFDDAAAVDGSVLTKADADSSGGAAISIAYVTGKPILFLGVGQGYDDLRRFDPEELVDELLGEK; encoded by the coding sequence ATGTTCGACGGCCTGAAGGACAAGCTTTCCTCGTTCCGCGAGGACGCCGCCGAGGAGGTCGAGGAGAAGGCCGAGGAGGCCGACGCCGAGGCCGCCGAAGTCGACGCCGCGGCGGACGCGACCGCCGAGGCGGCCCCCGACGCGACCGAGCCCGAGCAGTCGGGCGCGCCGGCGGCCGACGAGGCAGCCTCGACCGACCCCGGCGAGGGCGAGCCGGCCGACGACGAGTCCGCCGGCCCCGGGCGCCTCAAGCGCGCGGCGGCGTTCGCGACCGGGAAGGTCATCATCGAGGAGGAGGACCTCGAGGAGCCCCTTCAGGACCTGGAACTCGCGCTGTTGTCCAGCGACGTCGAGATGAGCGTCGCCGACCGCATCCTCGAGACCGTCCGCGAGAAGATGCTCGGCGAGACGCGCGCGCAGGTCCAGACGACCGACCAGCTCGTCACCGAGGCGCTCCACGACGCGCTGCTGGACGTGATCAGCGTCGGGCAGTTCGACTTCGAGGAGCGGATCGCCGAGGCGGACAAGCCCGTCACGGTCGTGTTCACCGGCGTCAACGGCGTCGGGAAGACCACGACCATCGCGAAGCTCTCCGAGTGGCTCGACGAGCGCGGCTACTCGTCGGTGCTGGCGAACGGCGACACCTACCGCGCGGGCGCGAACGAGCAGATCCGCGAGCACGCGGAAGCGCTCGACCGGAAGCTCATCGCCCACGAGCAGGGCGGCGACCCGGCGGCCGTCATTTACGACGGCGTCGAGTACGCCGAGGCCAACGACATCGACGTGGTGCTCGGCGACACCGCCGGTCGCCTCCACACCAGCAACGACCTGATGGCGCAACTGGAGAAGATCGACCGCGTCGTCGACCCCGACATGACGCTGTTCGTCGACGAGGCGGTCGCCGGCCAGGACGCCGTCAAGCGCGCCCAGGAGTTCGACGACGCCGCGGCGGTCGACGGCTCGGTCCTCACGAAGGCCGACGCCGACTCCTCCGGCGGCGCCGCCATCTCCATCGCGTACGTCACGGGCAAGCCGATCCTCTTCCTCGGCGTCGGCCAGGGGTACGACGACCTGCGGCGGTTCGACCCCGAGGAGCTGGTCGACGAACTGCTCGGCGAGAAGTAG
- a CDS encoding IS6 family transposase — protein MLEIARLDGGSDCFELDFVEREATPEPAMKLGIRLHLAGLSLSDTVSILDRLGVDRCRTTVHNWVQKADLQPLDGANPDHVAVDETVIQLNDQRFWLYAAVDPDTNRLLHVKLSPTRNQAITEMFLAELRDKHLVDDALFLVDSAPWLQAALHRHGLDYRYEKHGNRNAVERVFRELKRRTNQFSNCFSHAEADTVENWLQAFAFAWNQLI, from the coding sequence ATGCTCGAAATCGCCCGCCTCGACGGAGGTAGCGATTGCTTCGAGTTAGATTTTGTGGAGCGAGAGGCGACACCCGAGCCGGCGATGAAGCTCGGTATCCGACTCCATTTGGCTGGACTATCACTTTCGGATACCGTTTCAATTCTCGATAGGTTGGGTGTCGACCGCTGTCGAACGACCGTTCACAACTGGGTTCAGAAGGCCGATCTACAGCCCCTCGATGGCGCCAATCCGGATCACGTCGCGGTTGACGAGACCGTGATCCAGCTCAACGACCAACGGTTCTGGCTGTACGCTGCCGTCGATCCCGACACGAATCGTTTGTTGCACGTGAAGCTCTCTCCGACGAGAAATCAAGCGATTACCGAGATGTTTCTTGCGGAACTCCGCGACAAACATCTCGTCGATGACGCGCTCTTTCTCGTCGATTCCGCACCGTGGCTGCAAGCGGCACTTCACCGACACGGCCTCGATTACAGATACGAAAAACATGGTAATCGGAATGCCGTTGAACGTGTCTTCAGAGAACTAAAACGACGAACTAACCAGTTCTCAAACTGTTTTAGCCACGCCGAAGCAGACACCGTCGAAAATTGGCTTCAAGCGTTCGCCTTCGCATGGAACCAGCTTATCTGA
- a CDS encoding 50S ribosomal protein L39e, whose protein sequence is MTKKSKAKKKRLAKLERQNSRVPAWVMMKTDMEVTRNPKRRHWRRSDTDE, encoded by the coding sequence ATGACCAAGAAATCCAAGGCCAAGAAGAAGCGCCTTGCCAAGCTGGAGCGGCAGAACAGCCGCGTTCCGGCGTGGGTGATGATGAAGACCGACATGGAAGTGACCCGCAACCCGAAGCGACGCCACTGGCGGCGCTCGGACACCGACGAGTAA
- a CDS encoding translation initiation factor IF-6: MLRVSFAGSSYVGVYAHAASDCLVVRPDVEDDLADRLESEFGVEVLTTTVGGSGTVGSLVAGNENGTLVSRQATDREIDAIREATGDPVERLPGKLNAAGNVVLANDYGAYVHPDLTDEAVDVVADVLDVPTKRGSLGGVNTVGTAAVANNTGVLCHPHSEEPELEALEEHLDVYADLGTVNYGAPLVGSGLLANDDGYAVGEDTTGPELGRIDDTLGFID; this comes from the coding sequence GTGCTTCGGGTTTCGTTCGCCGGGTCGTCGTACGTCGGAGTCTACGCGCACGCCGCCAGCGACTGCCTCGTCGTGCGGCCCGACGTCGAGGACGACCTCGCCGACCGGCTCGAAAGCGAGTTCGGCGTCGAGGTCCTGACCACGACGGTCGGCGGTTCCGGCACGGTGGGCTCGCTGGTCGCGGGCAACGAGAACGGAACGCTCGTGTCCCGACAGGCGACCGACCGCGAGATCGACGCGATCCGCGAGGCGACCGGCGACCCAGTCGAACGCCTCCCCGGGAAGCTGAACGCCGCAGGCAACGTCGTGCTCGCGAACGACTACGGCGCGTACGTCCACCCCGATCTCACAGACGAGGCGGTCGACGTGGTCGCCGACGTGCTCGACGTGCCGACGAAGCGCGGCTCGCTCGGCGGCGTCAACACCGTCGGCACCGCCGCGGTCGCCAACAACACCGGCGTCCTCTGTCACCCGCACAGCGAGGAACCGGAGCTGGAGGCGCTGGAGGAGCACCTCGACGTGTACGCCGACCTGGGCACCGTGAACTACGGCGCCCCGCTGGTCGGCTCGGGGCTGCTCGCCAACGACGACGGGTACGCCGTCGGCGAGGACACGACCGGCCCCGAGTTGGGTCGGATCGACGACACGCTCGGGTTCATAGATTAG
- a CDS encoding amidohydrolase codes for MTDTLAVTDGRVLTPEFDVIRADVLIDADAGEILDVAPDLAGDADETLDATDSLVMPGLVNAHGHATMTLLRGYADDKNLEDWLQEDIWPAEAELTPADVGVGTRLAAVELIRSGTTAFADMYFHVGEVVEAVREAGLRARVGHGVVTVGKDEAAAREDFAESVAVAEEYDGAADGRIRTAVMPHAPHTVGTEYFEEFVPTVREAGVPLHFHLNETETYIEEIDAEAGVRPTAYADDLGLLAEDTFVAHGVHLDDTEIATLAERDTSVVHCPASNMKLASGMAPVQDMLDAGVTVALGTDGAASNNDLDLFDELRDAAMVGKLAADDAAAVDAETAVRMATAGGAEALGFDSGRIEAGANADLAVVDLESAHLTPEHDLVSHLAYAARGSDVRHTVCDGEVLMRDREVLVLDEEDVRERAQEHAEVLVARAEE; via the coding sequence ATGACCGACACACTCGCCGTCACCGACGGGCGCGTCCTCACGCCCGAGTTCGACGTGATCCGAGCGGACGTGCTGATCGACGCCGACGCGGGCGAGATCCTCGACGTGGCCCCCGACCTCGCGGGCGACGCCGACGAGACGCTCGACGCGACCGACTCGCTCGTGATGCCGGGGCTCGTGAACGCCCACGGCCACGCGACGATGACGCTGCTGCGCGGGTACGCCGACGACAAGAACCTCGAAGACTGGCTCCAGGAGGACATCTGGCCCGCGGAGGCGGAGTTGACGCCCGCGGACGTCGGTGTGGGCACCCGGCTGGCTGCCGTCGAGCTGATCCGGAGCGGCACCACCGCGTTCGCGGACATGTACTTCCACGTCGGCGAGGTCGTCGAGGCGGTCCGCGAGGCCGGCCTCCGCGCCCGCGTCGGCCACGGCGTCGTCACCGTCGGCAAGGACGAGGCGGCCGCACGGGAGGACTTCGCCGAGTCGGTCGCCGTCGCCGAGGAGTACGACGGCGCCGCCGACGGCCGGATCCGAACGGCGGTGATGCCCCACGCGCCCCACACCGTCGGCACCGAGTACTTCGAGGAGTTCGTGCCGACGGTCCGCGAGGCGGGCGTCCCGCTGCACTTCCACCTGAACGAGACGGAGACCTACATCGAGGAGATCGACGCCGAGGCGGGCGTCCGGCCGACCGCGTACGCCGACGACCTCGGCCTGCTCGCCGAGGACACCTTCGTCGCCCACGGCGTCCACCTCGACGACACAGAGATCGCGACGCTCGCCGAGCGCGACACGAGCGTCGTCCACTGCCCGGCCTCGAACATGAAGCTCGCGTCCGGGATGGCGCCCGTCCAGGACATGCTCGATGCGGGCGTGACCGTCGCGCTCGGCACCGACGGCGCGGCCTCGAACAACGACCTCGACCTCTTCGACGAGCTGCGCGACGCCGCGATGGTCGGCAAGCTCGCCGCGGACGACGCCGCCGCGGTCGACGCCGAGACCGCCGTGCGGATGGCGACCGCGGGCGGCGCCGAGGCCCTCGGGTTCGACTCCGGGCGGATCGAGGCGGGCGCGAACGCCGACCTCGCGGTCGTCGACCTCGAATCGGCCCACCTCACCCCCGAACACGACCTCGTCTCGCACCTCGCGTACGCCGCCCGCGGCAGCGACGTTCGGCACACGGTGTGTGACGGCGAGGTGTTGATGCGCGACCGCGAGGTGCTCGTTCTCGACGAGGAGGACGTGCGTGAACGGGCACAGGAGCACGCGGAGGTGCTCGTCGCGCGCGCTGAGGAGTAA
- a CDS encoding DUF7473 family protein has translation MLLQQSSLGVLAGFLLIAVLSTLLANTAAYFVLGDEAELRQAVPPGVAMALVGLSAAVLPTAGVIAIALVVDFVVVRLAYGLDRRGTAMITAMHYALTVLAAIGIQQILAIYQTAPG, from the coding sequence GTGCTGCTGCAACAGTCCTCGCTCGGCGTCCTCGCCGGGTTCCTCCTCATCGCGGTGCTGTCGACGCTGCTGGCGAACACCGCCGCCTACTTCGTCCTCGGCGACGAGGCCGAGCTCAGACAGGCGGTCCCGCCGGGCGTCGCGATGGCGCTCGTCGGCCTGTCGGCGGCCGTGTTGCCGACGGCCGGCGTCATCGCCATCGCGCTCGTCGTCGACTTCGTCGTCGTGCGCCTCGCGTACGGGCTGGACCGTCGCGGCACCGCGATGATCACCGCGATGCACTACGCGTTGACCGTCCTGGCGGCCATCGGCATCCAACAGATTCTCGCGATCTACCAGACTGCTCCCGGATGA
- a CDS encoding nucleoside recognition protein: MGSVGVVLLADSIPFLADLLPLVADALARVARIAVLIAVGVFLANVAVEFGLVERIAGFSRYLTGPANLPDEAGTAIVTTAASTTAGYGMLADFRESGRLSDRATMVAVVINTFFGFVQHLFTFYVPVVIPILGRETGVLYVGTRGAIALGITLTGVLAGALLLRGEAGSRPESDPEPDPETLREATDGGAADGEAADGGASGEAADGGADDPADATPGETDDGASLRERAESAADSTWSTLRRIVPRLAFVYVLVTVLVARVDLRALSEVAGPLAEVAGLPAAVVPAILVFVFDTTAGVAAFAPLIGSTLTPEQAVAGMLIGGIVSFAFSTFKRSIPFQYGIWGPEFGSKVIAVNTGLKVVFISVALVVFLA, encoded by the coding sequence ATGGGCTCCGTCGGCGTCGTGCTCCTCGCGGACTCCATCCCGTTCCTCGCGGATCTCCTCCCGCTCGTCGCCGACGCGCTGGCCCGCGTCGCGCGCATCGCGGTTCTCATCGCCGTCGGGGTGTTCCTCGCGAACGTCGCCGTGGAGTTCGGCCTCGTCGAGCGGATCGCCGGCTTCTCCCGATATCTCACTGGGCCGGCGAACCTCCCGGACGAGGCCGGCACCGCCATCGTCACGACCGCGGCGTCGACGACGGCGGGCTACGGCATGCTCGCGGACTTCCGTGAGTCCGGCCGGCTGTCGGACCGGGCGACGATGGTCGCCGTCGTCATCAACACGTTCTTCGGCTTCGTGCAGCACCTGTTCACGTTCTACGTCCCCGTCGTCATCCCGATCCTCGGCCGCGAGACGGGCGTGCTGTACGTCGGCACGCGCGGCGCCATCGCGCTCGGGATCACCCTGACGGGCGTGCTCGCCGGCGCGCTCCTCCTGCGCGGGGAGGCGGGGAGCCGCCCGGAATCGGACCCGGAGCCGGACCCCGAGACGCTCCGGGAGGCGACCGACGGCGGGGCGGCCGACGGCGAGGCGGCAGACGGCGGGGCGTCCGGCGAGGCGGCGGATGGTGGAGCGGACGACCCGGCGGACGCGACGCCCGGGGAGACGGACGACGGAGCGTCGTTGCGCGAGCGCGCCGAGTCGGCCGCCGACTCCACGTGGTCGACGCTCCGGCGGATCGTCCCGCGGCTCGCGTTCGTGTACGTGCTCGTCACGGTGCTGGTCGCCCGCGTCGACCTCCGGGCGCTCTCGGAGGTCGCGGGGCCGCTGGCGGAGGTGGCCGGGCTCCCCGCGGCGGTCGTCCCCGCGATCCTCGTGTTCGTCTTCGACACGACCGCGGGCGTGGCCGCGTTCGCGCCGCTGATCGGGTCGACGCTGACGCCCGAGCAGGCCGTCGCCGGGATGTTGATCGGCGGGATCGTCTCCTTTGCGTTCTCGACGTTCAAGCGGTCGATCCCGTTCCAGTACGGGATCTGGGGGCCGGAGTTCGGCTCGAAGGTGATCGCGGTGAACACCGGGCTGAAGGTCGTGTTCATCTCGGTCGCGCTGGTCGTGTTCCTCGCGTAA
- a CDS encoding THUMP domain-containing protein, with product MEFVGDEDRFAALEAGVAAATGIERVAPGLAVADAVDPERVRGLAYTRRALDLLGRTDADPRSARAAVEAASIGREGTVAVRARALRDSAAVSTSEVERECGSALVARGFDVDLDDPDHTLRVLFADDTCLVGWVVAESVRDFSARRPTDRPFFQPGSMAPMDARAYANLAGAGPGTRLVDPMCGTGGVLIEAGLVGSDAVGNDAQAKMVRGARENLAHYLDGAGSPAAPATLGGSPGGFDVIRGDATALALRDDAVDGVVFDAPYGRQSKIARHSLDDLVSDALTEAVRVAPRGVLVADRSWRDAAVDAGWRVTDSFRRRVHRSLVRHVHVLERA from the coding sequence TTGGAGTTCGTCGGCGACGAGGACCGGTTCGCGGCGCTGGAGGCGGGGGTCGCCGCCGCGACCGGGATCGAACGCGTCGCCCCGGGACTGGCGGTCGCCGACGCGGTCGACCCCGAGCGCGTGCGCGGGCTGGCGTACACCAGGCGCGCCCTCGACCTGCTCGGGCGGACGGACGCCGACCCGCGAAGCGCCCGCGCGGCCGTCGAGGCCGCGAGCATCGGGCGGGAGGGCACGGTCGCCGTTCGCGCGCGCGCGCTCCGCGACAGCGCCGCCGTCTCGACGAGCGAGGTCGAACGCGAGTGCGGGAGCGCGCTCGTCGCGCGCGGCTTCGACGTTGACCTCGACGACCCCGACCACACCCTCCGCGTGCTGTTCGCCGACGACACCTGCCTCGTCGGCTGGGTCGTCGCCGAGTCCGTCCGCGACTTCTCCGCACGCCGGCCCACGGATCGGCCGTTCTTCCAGCCCGGGAGCATGGCGCCGATGGACGCCCGCGCGTACGCGAACCTCGCGGGGGCGGGGCCCGGAACCCGGCTCGTCGACCCGATGTGCGGGACCGGCGGCGTGCTCATCGAGGCGGGGCTCGTCGGCAGCGACGCCGTCGGCAACGACGCCCAGGCGAAGATGGTCCGCGGCGCCCGCGAGAACCTCGCGCACTACCTCGACGGGGCGGGGTCGCCCGCGGCGCCCGCGACGCTCGGCGGTTCGCCCGGCGGGTTCGACGTGATCCGGGGCGACGCCACCGCGCTCGCACTCCGCGACGACGCGGTCGACGGCGTCGTCTTCGACGCGCCCTACGGCCGCCAGTCGAAGATCGCCAGACACAGCCTCGACGACCTCGTGAGCGACGCGCTCACGGAGGCTGTCCGGGTCGCGCCCCGGGGGGTGCTGGTCGCGGACCGGTCGTGGCGCGATGCCGCAGTCGACGCCGGCTGGCGCGTCACCGACTCCTTCCGGCGGCGGGTCCACCGCAGTCTCGTCCGACACGTGCACGTGCTGGAGCGGGCGTAG
- the rpl18a gene encoding 50S ribosomal protein L18Ae has protein sequence MSQFTVSGEFQTRDGMQAFTRSLDAVNENVAREHVLSKFGAEHNLNRTQIEIGEVVAE, from the coding sequence ATGAGCCAGTTCACTGTTAGCGGCGAGTTCCAGACCCGAGACGGGATGCAGGCGTTCACCCGCTCGCTCGACGCGGTCAACGAGAACGTGGCGCGCGAGCACGTCCTCTCGAAGTTCGGCGCCGAGCACAACCTGAACCGCACCCAGATCGAGATCGGCGAGGTGGTCGCCGAATGA
- a CDS encoding CPBP family intramembrane glutamic endopeptidase — MTGVVDAVRSAVWNAPERRPRAPLRLAAALVVIVVALVAGGVAAAVLGLPVPLSTVLPMLAVTGATLLAARYVDIRTFADLGLRREPGWLADLGAGLALGVALQTVVAGVGLAAGWFRVADTLVGTAAGFGSVLLVFLVVGFYEELVSRGLLLVNVAEGLRFAGERVAVGGALAVSAAVFGLLHAANPGASLASTVGITLAGAFLGVGFVLTGRLSFPVGVHISWNAAQGLLYGFPVSGLGIDAAVVDLEPTGPTIVTGGSFGPEAGLLGAGAIALGTVATVAWVRYREGDGHGIGVGVDPRISAPTLRWRTE, encoded by the coding sequence ATGACCGGGGTCGTCGACGCCGTTCGGTCGGCCGTCTGGAACGCCCCCGAGCGCCGCCCGCGCGCGCCGCTTCGTCTCGCGGCAGCCCTCGTCGTGATCGTCGTCGCGCTCGTCGCCGGCGGGGTCGCCGCCGCCGTCCTCGGCCTTCCGGTCCCGCTGTCGACCGTCCTTCCGATGCTCGCGGTGACCGGAGCGACGCTGCTGGCCGCTCGATACGTCGATATCCGCACGTTCGCCGATCTGGGACTGCGCCGCGAGCCCGGCTGGCTCGCGGACCTGGGCGCCGGACTCGCGCTCGGGGTCGCACTCCAGACGGTCGTCGCCGGCGTCGGCCTCGCCGCCGGGTGGTTCCGCGTCGCCGACACACTCGTCGGCACCGCGGCCGGCTTCGGCTCCGTCCTCCTGGTGTTCCTCGTCGTGGGCTTCTACGAGGAACTCGTCTCGCGCGGACTCCTGCTGGTCAACGTCGCCGAGGGACTCCGCTTCGCGGGCGAGCGCGTCGCCGTCGGGGGCGCGTTGGCCGTCTCGGCGGCCGTCTTCGGCCTGCTGCACGCGGCCAACCCCGGCGCCTCACTCGCCTCGACGGTCGGGATCACCCTCGCGGGGGCGTTCCTCGGCGTCGGGTTCGTGCTCACCGGGCGGCTGTCGTTCCCGGTGGGCGTCCACATCTCCTGGAACGCCGCGCAGGGGTTGCTGTACGGCTTCCCCGTCAGCGGCCTCGGCATCGACGCCGCCGTCGTCGACCTCGAACCGACCGGGCCGACGATCGTGACCGGGGGGTCGTTCGGTCCCGAGGCCGGGCTGCTCGGGGCGGGCGCGATCGCGCTCGGCACGGTCGCGACGGTCGCGTGGGTACGCTACCGCGAGGGCGACGGGCACGGGATCGGCGTCGGCGTCGACCCGCGGATCTCGGCGCCGACGCTGCGGTGGCGAACGGAGTAA
- the pfdA gene encoding prefoldin subunit alpha: MSLGGGGGPGQQQMQQISQEIQAIEAEIEELEEEIDDLRQEQRDIDDAIDAVGQIETGSTVQVPLGGGAYVRAEVQDLDEIVVSLGGDYAAELEEGDAVEALEGRKDALDDQIDTVSDEKADLEAESQQLEQQAQQMQQQMQQQQMQQMQQMADEDDGDE, from the coding sequence ATGAGCCTCGGTGGTGGCGGCGGTCCCGGCCAGCAGCAGATGCAGCAGATCTCCCAGGAGATCCAGGCGATCGAGGCGGAGATCGAGGAGCTGGAGGAGGAGATCGACGACCTCCGACAGGAGCAGCGCGACATCGACGACGCCATCGACGCCGTCGGCCAGATCGAGACCGGCTCGACGGTCCAGGTGCCGCTGGGCGGCGGCGCGTACGTCCGCGCCGAGGTCCAGGACCTCGACGAGATCGTCGTGAGCCTCGGCGGCGACTACGCCGCCGAACTGGAGGAGGGCGACGCCGTGGAGGCCCTTGAGGGGCGGAAGGACGCCCTCGACGACCAGATCGACACCGTCAGCGACGAGAAGGCCGACCTCGAGGCCGAGAGCCAGCAGCTCGAACAGCAGGCCCAGCAGATGCAACAGCAGATGCAGCAACAGCAGATGCAGCAGATGCAGCAGATGGCCGACGAGGACGACGGGGACGAGTAA
- a CDS encoding adenosylhomocysteinase — MSTQSYAPVTDHLDDPDSAREEGRRKMDWALQHMPILSHLREEFTETNPFAGQTIGMAMHVEAKTANLVELLADGGAEVAITGCNPLSTHDDVSAALDAHENITSYAVRGVGDEDYYAAIESVISHEPTITVDDGMDMVAAIHEDYPELIDSIVGGAEETTTGVHRLRAMDADGELHYPVFAVNDTPMKRLFDNVHGTGESSLATIAMTTNLSFAGKDVVVAGFGYCGKGVAKKAAGQNANVIVCEVDSRKALEAHMEGYDVMPMEEAAKEGDVFITTTGNRDVITEEHFRVMQDGVLLANAGHFDVEINLDQLDDLAVDRYEARDGVEAYEMADGRRLNVLAEGRLVNLAAPIALGHPVEVMDQSFGVQAVCVRELVENGDDYDAGVHEVPDDLDREVAEVKLAAEGVEFDDLSDEQREYMGSWQHGT, encoded by the coding sequence ATGAGTACACAGTCGTACGCACCCGTCACGGACCACCTCGACGACCCCGACTCCGCACGCGAGGAGGGCCGCCGCAAGATGGACTGGGCGCTCCAGCACATGCCCATCCTCTCGCACCTGCGCGAGGAGTTCACCGAGACGAACCCCTTCGCCGGCCAGACGATCGGCATGGCGATGCACGTCGAGGCGAAGACCGCGAACCTCGTCGAGCTGCTCGCCGACGGCGGCGCCGAGGTCGCAATCACCGGCTGCAACCCGCTCTCCACCCACGACGACGTGAGCGCGGCCCTCGACGCCCACGAGAACATCACCTCCTACGCCGTCCGCGGCGTCGGCGACGAGGACTACTACGCCGCCATCGAGTCCGTCATCTCGCACGAGCCGACGATCACCGTCGACGACGGGATGGACATGGTCGCGGCCATCCACGAGGACTACCCCGAGCTCATCGACTCCATCGTCGGCGGGGCCGAGGAGACCACCACCGGCGTCCACCGCCTGCGCGCGATGGACGCCGACGGCGAGCTTCACTACCCCGTCTTCGCCGTGAACGACACGCCGATGAAGCGCCTGTTCGACAACGTCCACGGCACCGGCGAGTCCTCGCTCGCGACCATCGCGATGACGACGAACCTCTCGTTCGCCGGCAAGGACGTCGTCGTCGCCGGCTTCGGCTACTGCGGCAAGGGCGTCGCCAAGAAGGCCGCCGGCCAGAACGCGAACGTCATCGTCTGCGAGGTCGACTCCCGGAAGGCGCTGGAGGCGCACATGGAGGGCTACGACGTGATGCCGATGGAGGAAGCCGCGAAGGAGGGTGACGTGTTCATCACGACGACGGGCAACCGCGACGTGATCACCGAGGAGCACTTCCGGGTCATGCAGGACGGCGTCCTCCTCGCGAACGCGGGCCACTTCGACGTGGAGATCAACCTCGACCAGCTGGACGACCTCGCGGTCGACCGCTACGAGGCCCGCGACGGCGTCGAGGCCTACGAGATGGCCGACGGCCGCCGGCTGAACGTGCTCGCGGAGGGGCGCCTCGTCAACCTCGCGGCGCCCATCGCCCTGGGCCACCCGGTCGAGGTCATGGACCAGTCGTTCGGCGTGCAGGCCGTCTGCGTGCGCGAACTCGTCGAGAACGGCGACGACTACGACGCCGGCGTCCACGAGGTTCCCGACGACCTCGACCGCGAGGTCGCCGAGGTGAAGCTCGCGGCCGAGGGCGTCGAGTTCGACGACCTCAGCGACGAGCAGCGCGAGTACATGGGCTCGTGGCAGCACGGGACCTGA
- a CDS encoding 50S ribosomal protein L31e produces MSANDFEERVVTVPLREAKQAPAQERGDRAMSLVREHLAKHFSVDEGDVRLDPAVNETVWERGRQKPPSSVRLRAARFDEDGDIVVEAEPA; encoded by the coding sequence ATGAGCGCCAACGACTTCGAGGAGCGCGTCGTCACGGTCCCGCTCCGCGAGGCGAAGCAGGCGCCGGCCCAGGAGCGCGGCGACCGGGCGATGTCGCTCGTCCGCGAGCACCTGGCGAAACACTTCTCGGTCGACGAGGGCGACGTCCGCCTCGACCCCGCGGTCAACGAGACCGTCTGGGAGCGCGGGCGCCAGAAGCCGCCGAGTTCGGTACGCCTGCGCGCGGCCCGCTTCGACGAGGACGGCGACATCGTCGTCGAGGCGGAGCCGGCCTAA